Below is a window of Streptomyces qaidamensis DNA.
GAGTACCTGCCCTCCAACCCGTTGAGCCGGGTCAGGCGTAAGCGGGGCAAGCGGGCGTTGCAGGAGGTTGACCGCCGGGTGGTCGTCAACCCTCGGCAGGCACGGGAACTGCTGACTGCGCTCACGTACGTGGGTGGCTACGACCGGGCGAGCGGCCGGCGGCTACGGGCGTTCTTCGGGTGCTTGTACTACGCGGCCATGCGACCTGGGGAGGCCCTCGGCCTTCGCCGCTCCGACTGCACGCTTCCGGCGTCAGGCTGGGGCCGCATAGAGCTGGCGGAGACCCGCCCCACGGCAGGCAAGGCGTGGACGGACTCTGGGGAGGCGCACGACCAGCGCGGCCTGAAGCAGAGGTCCCACGGGGAGGTACGCATCGTGCCGATTCCGGCTCCGCTGGTGAGGCTGCTCCATGAGCACCTGGAGGAGTTCGGCACGGCGAAGGACGGCCGGCTGTTCTCCAGTCGGGCCACTCGGTGGACGTGCTGCTGAAGATCTACGCCAAGTGCATCGACGGTCAGGAGCAGGAGATGAACGACCGGATCATGCGAGGGCTGGGGGAGGGGGGACGAACCTACGCACTGACAGCCGACCATGACCGACCGACCCAAGCCCCGGACCGTGAGAGGTCCGGGGCTTCGGCCTGTCCACGGGTAGTCCACAGGGCTACTCTCAAGGTCGGCGAAACGGCATGTGACCAGCGGCGAAGCCCACCAAGATCAACACGCTATTACAACGTGATCACTGGCAAACAGCTGCTTCCGGCGGCATTCGCCTGCACACACAACAAGACCCCGCACTCAGCAAACGCGCTGATGGCGGGGTCTTTAGGCACTTCCTGCGAAGTGCCCCCGGCAGGATTCGAACCTGCGCACACGGCTCCGGAGGCCGTTGCTCTATCCCCTGAGCTACGGGGGCGTGTCCGGCGCGATTGCTCGCGGCGACGGGTAGAACACTACCAGCTCCCTCGGGGTGGTCATGAACGGGTTTTCGCTGTCGGGGGCGGGGGTGCCGGTCGCTCGTGCGGGGTGGAAGTGGGGAAAACCCGGACGCGATGGCCGGGGCCGACCTACTCTCGAGTTGTGCCAGGCGCGTCGGGCCGGGTGCTTGTTGTGGACGACAACAAGGTCATCCGGCAGTTGATCAGGGTCAACCTCGAGCTGGAGGGGCTGGAGGTCGTGACCGCGGCCGATGGTGCCGAGTGTCTTGATGTCGTGCATCAGGTGCGGCCCGATGTCGTGACCCTCGATGTCGTCATGCCCCGGCTGGACGGGATCCGGACGGCCGCTCGCCTCCGGGCCGATCCGCGCACCCGCGACATGCCCCTCGCCATCGTCAGTGCCTGCGGGCACCACGAGGTCGAGGCCGGACTCGAGGCGGGAGTCGACGCCTTCCTCGCGAAGCCCTTCGAGCCCGCCGAACTGGTCCGTATGGTGCGGCAATTGGTCGAGCGCGCCCGGAGCGAGGGACGGCAGCGCGGCGGCACCCGGGCGATGGATCACGTGATGGATCACGCTACGGAACGCGCGACCGAACGCGCGAGGGAAGCCGACGGGCAGGCCAAGGAAGTGGACCTGCCCGCCGTGCCCTAGGCGCGAGGCTCGCGATCAGGCCTTGAACCGGCACCGCGTCCACATCCCGGACCGTACGGAAACCGGCTCGCATACCCACCCCCTTCCTCCCATACGCTTGTCCCGTGACCCCTGCCGAGCTCTCCCGCACCGTGCTGC
It encodes the following:
- a CDS encoding response regulator, whose product is MGKTRTRWPGPTYSRVVPGASGRVLVVDDNKVIRQLIRVNLELEGLEVVTAADGAECLDVVHQVRPDVVTLDVVMPRLDGIRTAARLRADPRTRDMPLAIVSACGHHEVEAGLEAGVDAFLAKPFEPAELVRMVRQLVERARSEGRQRGGTRAMDHVMDHATERATERAREADGQAKEVDLPAVP